One window of the Takifugu rubripes chromosome 13, fTakRub1.2, whole genome shotgun sequence genome contains the following:
- the LOC115252095 gene encoding LOW QUALITY PROTEIN: tyrosine-protein kinase CSK-like (The sequence of the model RefSeq protein was modified relative to this genomic sequence to represent the inferred CDS: deleted 2 bases in 2 codons) — translation MSPLPLQVPWSTGTECVAKYNFQTANEQDLPFCKGDVLTIIGVTRDPNWYRARNTVGREGTIPANYVQKREGVKSGGKLSLMPWFHGKITREQAERLLYPPETGLFLVRESTNYPGDYTLCVSCDGKVEHYRIIYHNGKLTIDEEEYFENLMQLVEHYTKDADGLCTRLIKPKVMEGTVAAQDEFSRSGWALNRKDLKLLQTIGKGEFGDVMVGDYRGTKVAVKCIKNDATAQAFIAEASVMTQLRHNNLVQLLGVIVEERGSLYIVTEYMAKGSLVDYLRSRGRTVLGGDCLLKFSLDVCEAMEYLEANNFVHRDLAARNVLVSEDNIAKVSDFGLTKEASSIQDTAKLPVKWTSPEALREKVQCFSTKSDVWSYGILLWEIYSFGRVPYPRIPLKEVVPRVEKGYKMDAPDGCPPAVYDLMKQCWTLDSASRPSFRMLREKLQHIRAKELYL, via the exons ATGAGCCCTTTACCTCTGCAGGTGCCATGGTCCACCGGAACA GAGTGTGTAGCCAAGTACAACTTCCAGACTGCCAATGAACAGGACCTG CCTTTCTGTAAAGGAGACGTGTTGACTATTATTGGAGTCACCAGG GATCCAAACTGGTACCGGGCCAGAAACACGGTGGGCAGAGAGGGCACCATCCCAGCTAACTATGTCcagaagagggagggggtgaaGTCCGGAGGGAAGCTCAGCCTCATGCC gtGGTTCCATGGGAAGATCACTCGGGAGCAGGCGGAGCGGCTCCTGTACCCTCCAGAGACGGGCCTCTTCCTGGTGCGGGAGAGCACCAACTACCCTGGAGATTACACCCTGTGTGTGAGCTGTGACGGGAAGGTGGAGCACTACCGCATCATTTACCACAACGGCAAGCTCACCATCGACGAGGAGGAGTACTTTGAGAACCTGATGCAGCTGGTTGAG CACTACACCAAAGACGCGGACGGCCTCTGCACCAGGCTGATCAAACCCAAGGTGATGGAGGGAACGGTGGCGGCCCAAGACGAGTTCTCCAGGA GTGGCTGGGCCCTGAACAGGAAGGACCTGAAACTGCTGCAGACCATCGGCAAAGGGGAGTTTGGAG ATGTGATGGTCGGAGACTACCGGGGGACCAAGGTTGCAGTCAAGTGCATCAAGAACGACGCCACCGCTCAAGCGTTCATTGCCGAGGCCTCAGTCATGAC GCAACTGAGGCACAACAACCTGGTGCAGTTGTTGGGGGTAATTGTTGAGGAGCGGGGCAGTCTCTACATCGTCACAGAGTACATGGCTAAG GGCAGCCTCGTGGACTACCTGCGCTCTCGAGGACGGACCGTGCTCGGCGGCGACTGTTTGCTCAAGTTCTCTCT AGACGTCTGTGAGGCCATGGAGTACCTGGAGGCCAACAACTTTGTCCACAGAGACCTGGCTGCTCGAAACGTGCTGGTTTCTGAAGACAACATTGCCAAAGTCAGCGACTTCGGTCTGACCAAGGAGGCCTCCTCCATCCAGGACACGGCCAAGCTGCCCGTCAAATGGACCTCCCCAGAAGCTCTCAGAGAGAAGGTCCAAT GTTTTTCCACCAAGTCGGACGTCTGGAGCTATGGGATCCTGCTCTGGGAGATCTACTCTTTTGGCCGGGTGCCTTATCCTAGAATT CCGCTGAAGGAGGTGGTGCCTCGGGTAGAGAAGGGATACAAGATGGACGCCCCGGACGGGTGCCCCCCCGCTGTGTATGACCTGATGAAGCAGTGCTGGACCCTGGACTCGGCCTCACGACCCTCCTTCCGGATGCTgagggagaagctgcagcaTATCAGAGCCAAGGAGCTCTACCTGtag